The genomic stretch TTAAGAGCAATTGCCCTCGATGATGGCGTAGCTCGGCACAATGCATTGTTGGAGGAAAATAAGACAGCATTACGCAGCAAGGCAACGTCCATCCAGATACATAAACCCAATATCCAAAAAGCCGTGGCCAGACTTAGTCCTGAGCATGGCCGACGGAAAAGTGCTTTCCCAAGCCGCAAAGCACTACAGTGTGAACAACTTGATTTGCCACATTTTGCCACTACCACCATTGGTTCTTTTCCCCAGACCAGGGAAGTGCGCCAATGGCGCTCTCAATTGAAAAAGGGGATATTGACTGAAAATCAATATAACGCCAATATCAAAGAGGCTACCGAAAAAGCAATCCGTTGGCAGGAAGAAGTGGGCTTGGACGTTTTGGTCCATGGAGAGTTTGAGCGCAACGATATGGTGGAGTATTTTGGTGAAAAACTAGAAGGCTTCGCATTTACCCAGAATGGATGGGTGCAGAGTTATGGTTCGCGGTGCGTAAAACCCCCAATCATCTATGGTGACGTGTCACGACCAGAGCCAATGACATTATTTTGGACAAAATTTGCCCAATCAATGACAGATAAGCCCGTAAAAGGGATGCTTACAGGGCCGGTTACCATTTTGCAATGGTCTTTTGTTCGAAATGACCAACCCAGAAAAGTTACCTGCCAGCAAATTGCCTTGGCAATTCGCGAAGAAGTGAAGGATTTGGAAAAAGCGGGGATTCACATCATCCAAATTGACGAGCCCGCTTTACGGGAAGGGCTTCCTCTTCGACATGCGGATTGGGACAGCTACCTGCAATGGGCTGTGGAATGTTTCCGGATTTCTGCATCGGCAGTGGAAGATTCTACACAAATCCATACCCATATGTGCTATTCTGAATTTAATGATATTATCGAACATATTGCTGCCATGGATGCGGATGTGATTACCATCGAATGTTCTCGTTCACAGATGGAATTGCTGGATGCCTTTGCACAGTTTAACTATCCCAATGACATTGGACCAGGCGTGTATGATATCCATTCTCCAAGGGTGCCTTCCACAGCAGAGATGGTAACGTTGATAGAGAAGGCCACAGCGGTGGTGCCTTATCAGCAGTTATGGGTAAATCCAGACTGTGGCCTTAAGACCAGAGGATGGGATGAAACCGAGGAAGCACTGAAGCGAATGGTGGATGCTGCCAAAAAACTGAGGGCAGAGATTGCTACAGATGTGACCATATCATAAACAATTCATTAATCCGGACAGTTTTATCATTGTCCGGATTAATTTGTCCTTCATATGAAACATTCCAAAAAGCAACCTTTACCGTTTAGGGCTCCCTTGAGAAGCTGGGATATTTATGCAAGTAGTTTTTTACTGGATAAAAGTCCGGAAAAGGAAGTCAACGATCATCGAGTATTGGCTTACTACAAGAGGAAATTTGGCTGGAAGTCATTCCCTGACCTTAAAGCACACGCCTATCAAGCCATTGTCTTGACTGAACTAAGCAAAAAGATTCTATGGGTAAATGCTGGTTTTAGGAAGATGACAGGCTATGCAGCACATTATGCTATTGGTAAAGACCCTAAGTTTTTACAAGGGCCTTTAACCTCTGTATTGGCCAGAAAGCAAATTAGGGAAAAACTAAAGGAAGAAAAGCCCTTCAAGGCCAGGCTTCTAAACTACAAAAAGGACCAAACTACCTATATTTGTGCCATTCATGTGTTTCCTTTGCAAGACAATAAGGGAAATACAACACATCTATTGGCGCTTGAAAAAGAAGAATGAACATACTGGAAGAGAAAATAAAAAAAGCAGAAACAAGGATTTTTAAGGCTGTATTCCCCAATACGGTAAACCATTATGATACACTTTTTGGTGGCACCGCCATGCATATGATGGATGAAGTGGCCTTTATCGCAGCCACAAGATTTAGCCGTCAGCGCATGGTGACCGTAAGCAGTGACAAAATAGATTTTACGGTACCCATTCCAGCCGGGACGATTGTCGAACTAGTGGGACATATTGTGCATATTGGCAATACGAGCCTGAAGGTGCAGGTGGACATTTTTATCGAGCAGATGTATGAAGAGGGGAGGGAAAAGGCC from Echinicola soli encodes the following:
- a CDS encoding PAS domain-containing protein, translated to MKHSKKQPLPFRAPLRSWDIYASSFLLDKSPEKEVNDHRVLAYYKRKFGWKSFPDLKAHAYQAIVLTELSKKILWVNAGFRKMTGYAAHYAIGKDPKFLQGPLTSVLARKQIREKLKEEKPFKARLLNYKKDQTTYICAIHVFPLQDNKGNTTHLLALEKEE
- a CDS encoding acyl-CoA thioesterase produces the protein MNILEEKIKKAETRIFKAVFPNTVNHYDTLFGGTAMHMMDEVAFIAATRFSRQRMVTVSSDKIDFTVPIPAGTIVELVGHIVHIGNTSLKVQVDIFIEQMYEEGREKAISGTFTLVAIDDQKKPTKILKN
- the metE gene encoding 5-methyltetrahydropteroyltriglutamate--homocysteine S-methyltransferase, translated to MLTQNLGYPRIGSKRQLKKACEAYWAGKIPLNDLQETAAEIRENNWKLQQEAGLGLIPSNDFSFYDQVLDMAFTVGAIPERYHEILTELKKPELDLYFAMARGYQKDGLDIIAMEMTKWFDTNYHYIVPEFTKGQQFKLFSTKVLDEFKEAKRLGILTKPVLIGPVSFLLLGKEKEEGFHRLDLLKQLLPVYIDVLKKLEAVHADWVQIDEPFLAMDLDGAEQSAIKWAYQEIKKAVPGLKILLTTYFGALDDNLELAAGLPVCGLHVDLVRNPDQLEAVLEKVPSNMSLSLGVVDGRNIWKNDYQASLELIRKARHKKEDDRLMISPSCSLLHSPCDLDEETKEESLSAELKNWLAFARQKVNEIAVLRAIALDDGVARHNALLEENKTALRSKATSIQIHKPNIQKAVARLSPEHGRRKSAFPSRKALQCEQLDLPHFATTTIGSFPQTREVRQWRSQLKKGILTENQYNANIKEATEKAIRWQEEVGLDVLVHGEFERNDMVEYFGEKLEGFAFTQNGWVQSYGSRCVKPPIIYGDVSRPEPMTLFWTKFAQSMTDKPVKGMLTGPVTILQWSFVRNDQPRKVTCQQIALAIREEVKDLEKAGIHIIQIDEPALREGLPLRHADWDSYLQWAVECFRISASAVEDSTQIHTHMCYSEFNDIIEHIAAMDADVITIECSRSQMELLDAFAQFNYPNDIGPGVYDIHSPRVPSTAEMVTLIEKATAVVPYQQLWVNPDCGLKTRGWDETEEALKRMVDAAKKLRAEIATDVTIS